A section of the Sedimentisphaera cyanobacteriorum genome encodes:
- the glgP gene encoding alpha-glucan family phosphorylase yields the protein MRNIRLFNVLPKIPSKLQFLETLADNVWWCWNKEAISLFRYIDLDLWKECKSNPKILLKRAGQERLEELSEDPTFLKQLDEVREKFQTEVEKPEKEKQNSSGNNCIAYFSLEHGLHESIRLYSGGLGILAGDHLKSASELELPMVGVGLLYRQGYFRQTIDKDGWQNEHYPDNNIEHMPVSRARDANGGEIMVSLRLADQVVHAIIWQMKVGNVKLYLLDTEIPENSPDMRSITWRLYGGDKKMRLHQELLLGIAGHQALVKLGYEPKVCHINEGHAAFISLSRISHLIETRDIDYNTAIQIAWRTNIFTTHTPVPAGNEVFDIELLRPYLEALQEDLHLDPNRIIRWGLPPNSGEDIREFSMTILGLRMANYSNGVSRLHGEVARNMWAHLWPDKPKDEVPIKHVTNGVHVRSWVSRRNQELYDRYLSPGWEHFIDNETICSEIDRIPDTLLWQVHQMEKADLVHSTRSAITRQLSNLNATEKEKRSVHNCLDPYALTIGFARRFATYKRATLLLSDKDRLANLLKSEDKPVQFIFAGKAHPADEKGKSFIHEIIQFAKEYGVSHRVVFLEDYDIRIARTMVHGVDVWLNNPERPKEASGTSGMKVAINGGINCSILDGWWAEAYCPECGWAIPSRDDVYDEQYRNIIEAQALFNILENEIVPCYYSRKTGEMPAEWIAKIKQSLKMALYNFSSNRMVYEYKEHFYTPALGAYDKLTDSKCSYAKELAKVKQTYYEKLGNVNIGIPQIIEDISHVYVNDKITVRLEVYLDGLDPEQVDVELYYGPVDPTNKVISSNIAKMNIIEDKSKGNYLYEAQVNCQMAGRFGVTARLTPAGNTWDNHIPNFVVWSD from the coding sequence ATGAGAAACATTCGTCTCTTTAATGTATTACCTAAAATTCCCTCAAAACTTCAATTTTTAGAAACACTTGCAGATAATGTATGGTGGTGCTGGAATAAGGAAGCAATATCGCTTTTCAGATATATAGACCTTGATCTTTGGAAAGAGTGTAAATCAAATCCTAAAATATTGCTCAAAAGAGCCGGACAGGAAAGGCTTGAAGAACTTTCTGAAGACCCAACCTTCCTAAAACAGCTTGATGAAGTGCGCGAAAAATTTCAGACTGAAGTGGAAAAGCCTGAAAAGGAAAAGCAAAACAGCAGTGGTAATAACTGCATCGCATATTTTTCACTTGAACACGGACTTCACGAGAGCATCCGTCTTTACTCCGGAGGGCTTGGCATTCTAGCAGGCGACCATTTAAAAAGCGCCTCGGAGCTCGAACTTCCGATGGTTGGCGTGGGGCTTTTGTACCGACAGGGATATTTCCGCCAGACGATAGACAAAGACGGCTGGCAGAACGAGCATTACCCCGACAACAATATCGAGCATATGCCTGTTTCACGAGCGAGAGATGCAAACGGCGGGGAAATAATGGTTTCTCTGCGTCTTGCTGATCAGGTGGTGCATGCGATAATCTGGCAGATGAAGGTTGGCAACGTAAAGCTGTATCTGCTTGATACTGAGATCCCGGAAAATTCGCCCGATATGCGCAGCATTACTTGGCGGCTTTACGGGGGCGATAAGAAAATGAGGCTCCATCAGGAGCTTCTGCTTGGCATAGCAGGCCATCAGGCGCTCGTAAAGCTCGGATACGAGCCTAAGGTATGCCACATAAACGAAGGGCATGCCGCTTTCATAAGTCTTTCCAGAATTTCTCATCTTATCGAAACAAGAGACATTGATTACAATACAGCTATTCAGATAGCATGGCGAACAAATATATTCACTACTCACACCCCTGTACCTGCGGGTAATGAGGTGTTTGATATAGAACTGCTTCGCCCATACCTTGAAGCGCTGCAGGAAGACCTTCATTTAGACCCGAACAGGATAATACGCTGGGGGCTGCCTCCGAATTCAGGCGAGGATATCCGTGAATTTTCAATGACGATTCTCGGGCTTCGCATGGCGAACTATTCAAACGGAGTGAGCCGGCTGCACGGGGAAGTTGCAAGGAATATGTGGGCTCATTTATGGCCTGATAAGCCGAAAGATGAAGTTCCAATCAAACACGTAACAAACGGGGTGCACGTAAGAAGCTGGGTTTCACGGAGGAATCAAGAGCTCTACGACCGGTATCTCTCTCCCGGCTGGGAACACTTTATAGACAACGAAACTATATGCAGCGAAATAGACCGAATCCCGGATACCCTGCTCTGGCAGGTGCATCAGATGGAAAAAGCAGACCTCGTGCACAGCACAAGAAGCGCTATAACAAGGCAGCTTTCAAATCTGAACGCCACAGAAAAAGAGAAGAGAAGCGTGCATAACTGCCTTGACCCCTATGCGCTTACAATAGGCTTCGCAAGACGTTTTGCTACTTACAAGCGCGCAACCCTTCTGCTCTCGGACAAAGATCGGCTCGCCAATTTGCTAAAGAGCGAGGATAAGCCTGTTCAGTTTATATTTGCCGGCAAAGCCCATCCGGCTGATGAGAAGGGCAAGAGCTTTATCCATGAGATAATCCAGTTTGCGAAGGAATACGGAGTATCCCACAGGGTTGTATTCCTCGAAGACTACGATATCAGAATCGCCAGAACTATGGTGCACGGTGTGGATGTATGGCTGAATAATCCGGAGCGTCCTAAAGAAGCCAGCGGCACCTCGGGAATGAAGGTGGCCATAAACGGCGGAATTAACTGCAGCATCCTCGACGGCTGGTGGGCAGAGGCCTACTGCCCCGAATGCGGCTGGGCAATACCCAGCAGAGATGATGTCTATGACGAGCAGTACAGAAATATAATTGAGGCCCAGGCCCTTTTCAACATCTTGGAAAATGAAATCGTCCCATGCTATTACAGCCGTAAGACAGGCGAAATGCCGGCTGAATGGATCGCAAAAATTAAGCAGAGCCTGAAGATGGCCTTGTACAACTTCTCAAGCAACAGAATGGTCTATGAATATAAAGAACATTTCTATACGCCTGCATTAGGGGCTTATGATAAGCTTACTGATTCAAAATGCAGCTACGCCAAAGAGCTGGCGAAGGTTAAGCAGACTTACTACGAAAAGCTTGGAAACGTTAATATCGGCATACCGCAGATTATAGAAGACATCTCGCACGTTTATGTTAACGACAAGATTACAGTAAGGCTTGAGGTGTATTTAGACGGGCTCGATCCTGAGCAGGTTGATGTGGAGCTTTATTACGGGCCAGTTGACCCTACAAACAAAGTGATTTCGAGCAATATAGCAAAGATGAACATAATAGAAGATAAATCTAAAGGCAATTATCTATACGAAGCGCAGGTGAACTGCCAGATGGCAGGCAGATTCGGCGTAACAGCCAGACTCACACCTGCCGGAAACACTTGGGACAATCATATACCTAATTTCGTTGTCTGGTCGGACTAA
- a CDS encoding amylo-alpha-1,6-glucosidase translates to MKITQTPSPGTNILKHEGDTVKFILKVPDNLKGQAYLRSNLFRAHQQREQIIESVEKGKEVLGKDWHDIKMLHKGKGVYEAELTLTETGCFSAKTLFISEGEKPKVYWPEGDNANIKIEPAFTFGGNTIYSVFPRLFGINKYQKQTADEDQLEDLDSRGYTVIPPSGTFRDVIKELEHIIAELGFKIIQLLPVHPIPTTFARMGRYGSPFAAKDFFDVDHGSAEFDKSASPMKQFEELVDQIHFREGKVFLDLPANHTGWASQIQEHFPQWVKKNENREFVSPGAWGVEWADLCELDYSSNGLCKYMAEVFLFWCSKGVDGFRCDAGYMIPLDVWRYITARVREEYPHTIFLLEGLGGPLETTKDLLTKGNLNWAYSELFQNYSREQIEGYAQFFLDTSLNLGTLVNFAETHDNNRLAASGKNFSILRNLLCAMLSDCGSYGITCGVEWLADEKIDVHNCSSLNWDSRDNIKDTVKNAVRIITNHPCFQAGTERRFIHTGEENSIAMLRQAPGGKELLILSNLDSDNESSVQWSCKDFADSEDKLVNLLTEEQKNYFTENQTAKIKLSAGEVLCLSRSAEYQQFNQQRNTIPEHTKQIAKARVMQIWQSLNEESDCSKIDFSRLGDQFINSPEDTINKLLEESGHPNKTVHWKAPEDSRRNVILPAEHLLYVTAESPFLAEIKSCGKVFERHYSIQCGEKKYIAAFNPMEEPGQVENFDFNLRLFKETPILLEAKLVCPPAEAPVKICLDKDYEDIRDRSDYAICSNEIGSMAQVRSRWGEIASKYDTLFAANLNPDFPTDRIASLVRCRVWLRYRDYSTPLEASCQKSFTTDMENRILWEFQAPAGMGKMVPFKIILDFSQTANTAVLRFSRPEADNSGLCLNDGEQVRVIVRPDVDARLCHMVTKAYKGPERDYEKMKNHTKRKLIFSHSQNYRLTLESEKGNFTPQSEWKYMNNLPIEEQRGLESTTDLFSPGYFSFNLAGGEHSGLCIAVNEDKPKAFSEVKEPESGLEYKIQSLLKTALKRYIVRRGEFSTVLAGFPWFLDWGRDTLIALRGFIAAGFYEQSRKIILQFAKFEEGGTLPNMIRGEDVSNRDTSDAPLWLFAAVKEYISYCSKDILKEKVGGRTLLEVLESIAENYHRGTANGIKMDEQSGLIFSPSHFTWMDTNYPASTPREGYPVEIQALWEAALRFLSQTETKNPSRWAKLGEKVRENISVLYENKNGLSDCLHCTAGTPASEAKADDHCRCNQLFAVTLGALTDKRLAEKILQNCQRLLVPGGIRSLADEPVEYELAVKDDSGRPLNDAGCPYKGIYGGDEDTSRKPAYHNGTAWGWVLPSYCEGLAMVHGSSGISTAKAIIKAASQTIQTGCIGHLPEILDGNAPHHQRGCKAQAWSVSEFYRIAKTLEI, encoded by the coding sequence ATGAAAATTACCCAAACCCCTTCCCCCGGAACAAATATTCTCAAACATGAGGGCGACACTGTTAAATTTATTCTCAAAGTTCCCGATAATCTCAAGGGACAGGCCTACCTTCGAAGCAATCTTTTCCGAGCTCACCAGCAAAGGGAGCAGATTATTGAGAGCGTGGAGAAGGGTAAAGAGGTTCTCGGGAAAGACTGGCACGATATCAAAATGCTGCACAAGGGAAAGGGAGTTTACGAGGCTGAGCTCACACTTACAGAAACAGGCTGCTTTTCTGCGAAAACGCTCTTCATATCTGAAGGCGAAAAGCCGAAGGTTTACTGGCCTGAAGGCGATAACGCAAACATAAAGATTGAGCCGGCTTTCACTTTCGGCGGGAATACTATATACTCAGTTTTCCCGAGGCTTTTCGGAATTAACAAATATCAAAAGCAAACCGCTGATGAAGACCAGCTCGAAGATTTAGACAGCCGCGGATATACCGTAATCCCCCCTTCCGGTACATTCAGGGATGTTATAAAGGAACTCGAGCATATCATCGCAGAACTCGGCTTCAAGATAATCCAGCTTCTCCCCGTTCACCCTATCCCAACAACCTTCGCCCGAATGGGCAGGTACGGCAGCCCGTTTGCAGCGAAGGATTTTTTCGATGTTGACCACGGCAGCGCAGAATTCGACAAAAGCGCCTCTCCGATGAAGCAGTTCGAGGAGCTTGTTGACCAGATACACTTCCGGGAGGGAAAGGTTTTCCTTGACCTCCCGGCCAACCATACCGGCTGGGCATCTCAGATTCAGGAGCATTTTCCGCAGTGGGTTAAGAAAAACGAAAACAGGGAGTTTGTAAGTCCGGGAGCTTGGGGGGTAGAATGGGCTGATTTATGCGAGCTGGACTACTCCAGCAATGGGCTATGCAAATATATGGCGGAGGTGTTTCTCTTTTGGTGCAGCAAAGGGGTGGACGGTTTCCGCTGCGATGCCGGATATATGATACCTCTGGATGTATGGAGGTATATCACAGCTCGAGTCCGGGAGGAGTATCCCCATACAATCTTCCTGCTTGAAGGGCTCGGCGGCCCGCTCGAAACAACAAAAGACCTGCTTACAAAGGGCAATCTGAACTGGGCGTATTCCGAGCTTTTCCAAAACTACTCGAGGGAGCAGATTGAAGGTTATGCACAATTTTTCCTCGACACCTCTCTGAACCTCGGAACGCTTGTAAATTTTGCCGAAACGCACGATAACAACCGCCTCGCGGCCTCAGGTAAGAATTTCTCAATTTTGAGAAACCTGCTCTGCGCTATGCTCTCTGACTGCGGTTCATACGGGATCACCTGCGGTGTGGAATGGCTCGCTGATGAAAAGATTGATGTGCATAATTGCTCCAGCCTCAATTGGGACAGCAGAGACAACATCAAAGATACGGTTAAAAATGCTGTAAGGATAATAACGAATCATCCATGTTTTCAGGCTGGAACTGAAAGACGCTTCATTCATACGGGCGAAGAAAACAGCATAGCAATGCTAAGGCAGGCTCCCGGAGGGAAAGAGCTGCTTATTCTCTCGAATTTAGACAGCGATAATGAAAGCTCAGTACAGTGGAGCTGCAAAGACTTTGCGGACAGCGAGGATAAATTAGTTAACCTGCTCACAGAAGAGCAGAAGAATTACTTCACTGAAAATCAAACAGCGAAAATCAAACTCAGTGCAGGTGAAGTTTTGTGTTTGTCTCGAAGCGCAGAATATCAGCAGTTTAATCAGCAGAGAAATACCATCCCTGAACACACAAAACAAATTGCTAAAGCAAGAGTGATGCAGATATGGCAGAGCCTGAACGAAGAATCAGACTGCTCAAAAATTGATTTCAGCCGCCTTGGTGATCAATTTATCAACAGCCCTGAAGACACAATAAATAAACTGCTCGAAGAAAGCGGCCACCCAAACAAAACAGTTCACTGGAAAGCCCCCGAAGATTCACGCAGAAACGTTATCCTTCCAGCAGAGCACCTGCTTTACGTTACGGCAGAGAGCCCGTTCCTCGCTGAAATCAAAAGCTGCGGGAAGGTTTTCGAGCGCCATTATTCCATCCAATGCGGGGAGAAAAAATACATCGCTGCATTCAATCCGATGGAGGAACCCGGGCAAGTGGAAAATTTCGATTTTAATTTGAGGCTCTTCAAAGAAACGCCTATACTGCTCGAGGCAAAGCTTGTCTGCCCGCCGGCAGAAGCGCCCGTCAAAATCTGCCTCGATAAAGATTACGAAGATATTCGAGACCGCAGCGACTACGCAATTTGCAGCAATGAGATTGGCAGTATGGCGCAGGTTCGCAGCCGCTGGGGAGAGATTGCAAGCAAATATGACACCCTTTTTGCGGCTAATTTAAACCCTGACTTTCCTACAGACCGCATAGCCTCTCTCGTGAGGTGCAGAGTATGGCTGAGATACAGAGACTACAGCACTCCGCTTGAGGCGAGCTGCCAGAAGAGTTTTACAACAGATATGGAAAACCGAATTCTATGGGAATTTCAGGCACCCGCAGGCATGGGCAAGATGGTGCCGTTCAAAATCATACTCGATTTCAGCCAAACTGCCAACACCGCCGTATTGCGATTCAGCAGGCCTGAGGCAGACAATTCTGGCCTGTGTCTAAATGACGGCGAGCAGGTTCGGGTGATAGTGCGTCCGGATGTAGATGCAAGGCTCTGCCATATGGTTACCAAGGCATACAAAGGGCCGGAGCGGGATTATGAAAAGATGAAAAACCATACCAAGCGAAAGCTAATATTCAGCCATTCACAAAATTACAGGCTTACATTGGAATCAGAGAAGGGCAATTTCACGCCGCAGAGCGAGTGGAAATATATGAACAATTTGCCGATTGAGGAGCAAAGAGGCCTTGAGAGCACAACCGATTTGTTCAGCCCGGGCTATTTCAGCTTCAACCTTGCAGGCGGAGAGCATTCAGGGCTATGCATTGCGGTCAATGAAGATAAGCCAAAGGCTTTCAGCGAAGTTAAAGAACCAGAATCAGGCCTTGAATACAAGATCCAGAGCCTGCTTAAAACTGCCCTGAAACGGTATATCGTTAGAAGGGGCGAATTCAGCACGGTTCTTGCAGGCTTCCCTTGGTTTCTGGACTGGGGCAGGGACACACTGATTGCCCTAAGAGGCTTTATCGCGGCAGGCTTTTACGAGCAGTCCCGCAAGATAATCCTGCAGTTTGCGAAATTCGAAGAAGGCGGAACGCTGCCGAATATGATAAGAGGCGAAGATGTGTCAAACCGCGACACCTCCGATGCACCGCTCTGGCTTTTTGCTGCTGTAAAGGAATATATATCATATTGCAGCAAGGATATACTGAAAGAGAAAGTGGGCGGGAGGACATTGCTGGAGGTTCTCGAATCGATTGCGGAGAATTATCATAGAGGCACTGCTAACGGGATAAAAATGGATGAGCAGTCCGGGCTGATTTTCAGCCCGTCGCACTTTACGTGGATGGACACCAACTACCCCGCCTCCACGCCGAGAGAAGGCTATCCTGTGGAAATTCAGGCGCTTTGGGAAGCGGCACTGAGATTCCTGTCGCAAACCGAAACGAAGAATCCTTCCCGCTGGGCAAAGCTTGGGGAGAAGGTTAGAGAAAACATTTCCGTGTTATACGAAAATAAAAACGGCCTTTCAGACTGCCTGCACTGCACCGCAGGAACGCCTGCAAGCGAAGCGAAGGCAGACGACCACTGCCGATGCAATCAGCTTTTTGCGGTAACTCTTGGTGCTTTAACCGACAAAAGGCTCGCTGAGAAAATCCTGCAAAACTGCCAGAGACTTTTAGTTCCCGGCGGAATACGTTCTTTAGCTGATGAGCCTGTGGAATATGAGCTGGCGGTTAAAGATGACAGCGGCCGGCCGCTGAACGATGCAGGCTGCCCCTATAAGGGCATTTACGGGGGCGATGAAGACACAAGCAGAAAGCCTGCATACCATAACGGCACAGCTTGGGGATGGGTTCTGCCTTCATACTGCGAAGGGCTTGCAATGGTGCACGGAAGCAGCGGAATCAGCACGGCGAAGGCAATTATAAAAGCTGCATCGCAAACTATTCAGACAGGGTGCATAGGTCATCTTCCTGAGATACTTGATGGCAATGCCCCCCACCACCAGCGAGGCTGCAAAGCCCAGGCTTGGAGCGTGAGCGAATTTTACCGAATAGCCAAAACTCTGGAAATATAG
- a CDS encoding alpha-amylase family glycosyl hydrolase has protein sequence MMKTPNKTYKSKTAALLDDPYLQNYRTSIERRKELIDYKKKKYAGSGNLADFANGHHYYGLHKTASGNWKFREWAPNARKIFLIGDFSDWKELPEFELRRISKRGDWEIELGDEKIQHEMLYKLKVYWDGGEGERIPAYTKRAVQDFNTNIFSAQVWEPEKPYVFKHSRPEAEEPLIYEAHTGMAGEAEEVSSFIHFADDIIPYIAGCGYNTIQLMAVMEHPYYGSFGYHVSNYFAVSSRFGTPEDFKYLVDKAHSFGLRLVMDIVHSHSVKNEQEGLARFDGTIYQYFHEGEKGNHWLWDSFCFDYSKPEVVHFLLSNCKYWLEEYNIDGFRFDGITSMLYSHHGLGKDFTSYDDYFQGDTDEDAFCYLALANELTHQINPKAVTIAEDVSGMPGLCCPAAQGGCGFDFRMAMGVTDCWFKLLDIPDESWDITYLTRELLNKRAEEKTISYVESHDQALVGGKTAIFTLIDKEMYFNMHTGSENLIIDRGIALHKIMRIATVFTGDSGYLNFMGNEFGHPEWIDFPREGNGWSYKYARRQWSLKDNQNLRYRHLLNFDNEAVKLAGREQIYKFDPCLLHFDNQDKVFAVKRGELVLFVNLHPEKSYEGYGIECLPGKYEIAISSDKKFSGASKG, from the coding sequence ATGATGAAAACCCCGAACAAAACATATAAAAGCAAAACAGCCGCCCTGCTGGATGACCCTTACCTGCAAAATTACAGGACGTCGATCGAACGAAGAAAAGAGCTGATCGACTACAAAAAGAAAAAGTATGCAGGCAGCGGAAATCTCGCTGATTTTGCTAATGGTCATCATTACTACGGCCTTCACAAGACAGCCAGCGGAAACTGGAAATTCAGAGAATGGGCTCCAAATGCCCGAAAGATATTTCTTATAGGTGATTTTTCCGACTGGAAAGAACTTCCCGAATTTGAACTCAGGCGCATCAGCAAGAGAGGGGACTGGGAAATTGAGCTGGGCGATGAGAAAATCCAGCACGAAATGTTATACAAGCTGAAGGTGTATTGGGATGGCGGAGAAGGCGAACGTATTCCTGCATACACAAAAAGAGCTGTGCAGGATTTTAACACAAATATCTTCAGCGCGCAGGTTTGGGAGCCTGAGAAGCCTTACGTTTTCAAACACAGCAGGCCGGAAGCAGAAGAGCCTCTAATTTACGAAGCCCATACAGGGATGGCAGGCGAGGCTGAAGAGGTTTCAAGTTTCATTCATTTCGCAGATGATATTATTCCCTATATCGCCGGCTGCGGGTACAACACAATTCAGCTTATGGCAGTAATGGAGCATCCGTATTACGGGTCTTTCGGGTATCATGTTTCGAATTATTTTGCCGTGAGCTCGAGATTCGGAACGCCTGAGGATTTCAAATATCTCGTGGACAAAGCCCACAGCTTCGGGCTCAGGCTGGTTATGGATATTGTACACTCGCACTCAGTTAAAAACGAGCAGGAAGGACTGGCCAGATTCGACGGGACGATATATCAGTATTTCCATGAAGGCGAAAAGGGAAACCATTGGCTCTGGGATTCATTCTGCTTTGATTACAGCAAGCCGGAGGTGGTGCATTTTCTCCTTTCAAACTGCAAATACTGGCTTGAAGAATACAATATAGACGGCTTCCGCTTCGACGGGATAACCAGTATGCTGTATTCGCACCACGGCCTCGGCAAGGACTTCACAAGCTATGACGACTATTTCCAAGGCGATACAGATGAAGATGCTTTCTGCTATCTCGCCCTTGCAAACGAACTGACACATCAGATTAACCCAAAGGCAGTAACGATAGCTGAAGATGTTAGCGGTATGCCCGGTCTCTGCTGCCCGGCAGCGCAGGGAGGCTGCGGATTTGATTTCCGAATGGCGATGGGCGTAACGGACTGCTGGTTTAAACTGCTCGATATACCCGATGAGAGCTGGGATATAACCTATCTCACCCGCGAACTGCTCAACAAACGGGCTGAGGAGAAAACAATAAGCTATGTTGAAAGCCACGATCAGGCTCTTGTGGGCGGGAAGACAGCGATATTCACGCTTATAGACAAAGAGATGTATTTCAATATGCACACAGGTTCTGAGAACCTCATTATCGACAGGGGCATCGCCCTGCACAAGATAATGCGCATCGCAACCGTATTCACGGGGGACAGCGGCTATCTGAATTTTATGGGCAACGAATTCGGCCACCCCGAATGGATTGATTTCCCGCGTGAGGGCAACGGGTGGTCTTACAAGTATGCAAGAAGGCAATGGAGCCTGAAAGATAACCAGAACCTCAGATACCGCCACCTCCTGAATTTTGACAATGAGGCTGTAAAGCTCGCAGGCAGAGAACAGATCTACAAATTCGACCCCTGCCTTCTGCATTTCGACAATCAGGACAAGGTGTTTGCTGTTAAAAGGGGCGAGCTGGTTCTTTTTGTTAATCTGCATCCGGAGAAATCCTATGAGGGATACGGCATTGAATGCCTGCCCGGAAAATACGAGATTGCTATCAGCAGCGACAAGAAATTTTCGGGGGCTTCGAAAGGATAG
- a CDS encoding glycogen synthase has product MAIKKRASKSKSLRILVVTPEVTYLPHGMGNYANQLAAKAGGLADVSASLISCLYELGADVHIAIPNFRRIFSFEIGRLVEDELRLYLNKLSHSRIHLAEDRVFYYQDKIYGNYMKESFKVSLAFQREVVNNIIPNVNPDIIHCNDWMTGLIPGFARRLNIPCLFTVHNIHTQRLTLEYIEEHGGIDAANFWQNLYYEYPPQNYEESRSSNLVDLLTSGIFAAHFINTVSPTFLEEIIKGQHSFIPEQVRGEISNKYHSGCAAGILNSPDPSYNPETDDALKEKYDSTNFYSAKKVNKAQFQKALGLTEDPNAPLFFWPSRLDPNQKGCQLLAEILFKVINENVNENLQVAIVANGEFKEHFHNIAAFHNIHSSLAVHDFSENLSRLGFAASDFMLMPSLFEPCGLPQMIAPKYGSLPVVNDTGGLHDTIVHMDSLNNCGNGFLFNTYNSEGLKWAIEQAVEFHKLPEETKQRQIHRVMEEANSRFNHSVTAQAYIDIYEKMAKRPLID; this is encoded by the coding sequence ATGGCTATAAAAAAACGCGCCTCCAAAAGTAAATCCTTGAGGATACTGGTGGTTACCCCTGAGGTAACCTACCTGCCCCACGGAATGGGCAATTATGCCAACCAGCTTGCTGCAAAGGCCGGCGGGCTTGCGGATGTATCTGCTTCACTGATCTCATGTCTCTATGAGCTTGGCGCAGACGTTCATATCGCAATACCCAACTTTCGCAGGATATTCAGCTTTGAAATCGGAAGGCTTGTGGAAGACGAGCTGCGTCTGTACCTGAACAAATTGAGCCACAGCAGGATTCATCTAGCCGAAGACAGGGTTTTCTACTATCAGGACAAGATCTACGGCAACTATATGAAGGAGAGTTTCAAGGTTAGCCTTGCCTTCCAGAGAGAGGTTGTAAACAACATAATTCCGAATGTTAATCCTGATATAATACACTGCAACGACTGGATGACCGGGCTTATCCCAGGCTTTGCCCGCAGGCTCAATATTCCCTGCCTTTTTACCGTACATAACATCCACACCCAGCGGCTAACGCTTGAATACATTGAAGAACACGGCGGCATAGACGCAGCAAATTTTTGGCAGAATCTTTACTATGAGTATCCGCCTCAGAACTATGAAGAATCGCGTTCAAGCAATCTGGTTGACCTGCTTACAAGCGGGATATTTGCTGCGCATTTTATAAATACCGTGAGCCCAACGTTCCTTGAAGAGATCATAAAGGGACAGCACAGTTTCATCCCGGAACAGGTGCGGGGAGAAATATCTAATAAGTATCATTCCGGCTGTGCTGCGGGTATTCTTAATTCTCCAGACCCTTCATACAACCCAGAAACAGATGATGCCCTGAAAGAGAAATACGACAGCACTAATTTTTATTCTGCTAAAAAGGTGAACAAGGCTCAATTCCAAAAGGCGCTGGGGCTTACTGAAGACCCGAACGCACCGCTCTTTTTCTGGCCTTCAAGGCTCGATCCAAACCAGAAGGGCTGCCAGCTTCTGGCTGAAATCCTCTTCAAGGTCATAAATGAAAACGTGAATGAAAATCTGCAAGTTGCAATTGTTGCCAACGGCGAGTTCAAAGAGCATTTCCACAACATCGCAGCCTTCCACAATATCCACAGCAGCCTTGCAGTACACGATTTCAGCGAGAATCTCTCAAGGCTGGGATTTGCGGCTTCAGATTTTATGCTTATGCCTTCGCTCTTCGAACCCTGCGGACTGCCTCAGATGATAGCGCCGAAATACGGCAGCCTGCCTGTTGTAAACGATACGGGCGGCCTGCACGATACGATAGTCCACATGGACTCTCTGAACAATTGCGGAAATGGATTCCTCTTCAATACTTACAACTCAGAAGGGCTTAAATGGGCGATTGAGCAGGCAGTAGAATTTCATAAGCTCCCCGAAGAGACAAAACAAAGGCAGATTCACAGAGTGATGGAAGAGGCTAATTCAAGGTTCAACCATTCTGTTACCGCTCAGGCATATATTGATATTTATGAGAAAATGGCAAAAAGGCCTCTAATAGATTAA